A part of Synechococcus sp. KORDI-49 genomic DNA contains:
- a CDS encoding DUF3747 domain-containing protein has product MSIAAGLTVCGVLAAPVALAQGSVFQAVPVDEANFILVSAPIGQGERSQLNIYEQRTSKRPCFSVSGGAPAMVDPLLSTFDFTGICSRYIDGNGYSLRIGGDDLGTRYRLTVVNTGSDMELLAAPTRDRSQPTMLVARSGGVASGFLKLSFEPGWSLRRRAYGKKGLGHLYIYRDTAPQS; this is encoded by the coding sequence CTGTCCATCGCCGCAGGACTGACTGTCTGCGGGGTTCTGGCCGCTCCCGTCGCCCTCGCTCAAGGGTCCGTGTTTCAGGCCGTGCCGGTGGACGAGGCCAATTTCATCCTGGTGTCGGCACCCATCGGCCAGGGTGAACGCTCCCAGCTCAACATCTACGAGCAGCGCACCAGCAAGCGCCCCTGCTTCTCGGTCAGCGGCGGTGCTCCCGCCATGGTGGACCCGCTGCTCTCCACTTTCGACTTCACCGGCATCTGCAGCCGCTACATCGACGGCAACGGCTATTCCCTGCGCATCGGCGGAGATGACCTGGGCACCCGCTACCGGCTCACGGTGGTGAACACCGGCAGCGACATGGAACTGCTGGCGGCCCCCACCCGCGATCGCTCCCAGCCCACCATGCTCGTGGCTCGCTCAGGCGGAGTGGCCTCTGGATTCCTGAAGCTCAGCTTCGAGCCCGGGTGGTCGCTGCGGCGCCGCGCCTATGGCAAGAAGGGGCTTGGCCACCTGTACATCTATCGCGACACGGCCCCGCAGAGCTGA